From Chlamydiifrater volucris, one genomic window encodes:
- a CDS encoding tetratricopeptide repeat protein, whose translation MDELSKSQLAKEYLCSGINLFLSGEYSQSEERLKEVLSLDSESALAYCYLGIICLETGRAEEALKWCSLGLEFDPCDSYLRYCYGVALDRNNRLEEAVEQYHMYIDLHPEDSECWFSLGSAYHKLKDYGKAMDCFDKILAVDPWNPQSLYNKAVILSDMDREEEAVRVLETTVKKNPLYWKGWIKLGYLLSKGKEWIRAAEAYERVVRLRPDLADGHYNLGLCYLTLDKTKLALKAFREALHLNEEDADAHFYVGLSYMDLKQDRHAFDAFNKALAINLDHERAHYLLGYLYHMKGDAEKALKELAFLSSKESQFAPLLEKAVTTGSFPLPLGKKVL comes from the coding sequence AGCTGGCAAAAGAATATTTATGTTCGGGAATTAATTTATTTTTGAGTGGGGAGTACTCCCAGTCTGAAGAGAGGTTAAAAGAAGTTCTTTCCTTAGATTCAGAGTCTGCTTTGGCATATTGCTACCTGGGGATTATTTGTCTAGAAACAGGGCGAGCAGAGGAGGCTTTAAAGTGGTGTTCTCTTGGGTTAGAGTTTGATCCTTGCGACAGTTATCTTCGCTACTGTTATGGGGTGGCTTTGGATAGAAATAATCGTCTAGAGGAGGCTGTTGAACAGTACCACATGTATATAGATCTGCATCCTGAGGATTCCGAATGTTGGTTTAGTTTGGGGAGTGCTTACCATAAGCTGAAGGATTACGGGAAAGCTATGGACTGCTTTGACAAAATTTTAGCTGTCGATCCCTGGAATCCTCAAAGTCTTTACAACAAGGCTGTAATTCTATCAGATATGGACAGGGAAGAAGAGGCGGTTAGAGTTTTAGAAACGACAGTGAAAAAGAACCCGCTATACTGGAAGGGATGGATCAAATTAGGGTATTTATTATCCAAGGGCAAGGAGTGGATACGAGCTGCTGAAGCTTACGAGAGGGTGGTTCGTTTGCGCCCGGATTTGGCAGATGGTCATTATAATCTGGGATTGTGTTATTTGACTCTGGACAAAACAAAGTTAGCTTTAAAAGCTTTTCGAGAAGCCTTACATCTCAACGAGGAAGACGCTGACGCGCATTTTTATGTGGGATTGTCTTATATGGATTTGAAACAAGATAGGCATGCTTTTGATGCCTTCAACAAGGCTTTGGCTATCAATCTGGATCACGAAAGAGCCCATTATTTATTGGGGTACTTATATCATATGAAAGGAGATGCTGAGAAGGCGCTCAAAGAATTGGCTTTTCTTTCTTCAAAAGAATCTCAATTTGCGCCTTTACTAGAGAAGGCTGTAACGACTGGTTCTTTTCCACTTCCTCTGGGTAAAAAGGTGCTTTAG